From Patescibacteria group bacterium, a single genomic window includes:
- the rpmC gene encoding 50S ribosomal protein L29, translating to MKIKEIRQKSKQELNKLLLESHEKLRELRFKVQLKQIRKVRDMRKAKKLIAKILTILKEKQND from the coding sequence ATGAAGATAAAAGAAATTAGGCAAAAAAGCAAACAAGAATTAAATAAATTATTATTAGAATCTCATGAGAAATTGAGAGAATTAAGATTTAAAGTTCAGTTAAAACAGATAAGAAAAGTTAGAGATATGCGAAAAGCTAAAAAATTAATTGCTAAAATTTTAACTATTTTAAAAGAAAAACAAAATGATTAA
- the rplP gene encoding 50S ribosomal protein L16, with product MLMPKKTKYRKSHKGRRRTKGVANRGHVLSFGDYGLKSLEQNWITSRQIESARKTISRHIKKQGKLWIRIFPSKPITKKGAEVPMGGGKGAVEYYVVPIKPGTIIFEITGLDEELSKKVLKSASHKLPVKTRIVSKI from the coding sequence ATGTTAATGCCAAAGAAAACAAAATATAGAAAAAGTCATAAAGGAAGAAGACGCACAAAGGGAGTTGCAAATAGAGGTCATGTTTTAAGCTTTGGTGATTATGGATTAAAATCATTGGAACAAAATTGGATTACTTCTCGCCAAATTGAATCTGCTCGTAAAACCATATCAAGACATATTAAAAAACAGGGAAAATTATGGATTAGAATTTTTCCAAGCAAGCCAATAACAAAGAAAGGAGCAGAGGTTCCAATGGGAGGAGGGAAAGGAGCGGTTGAATATTATGTTGTCCCAATTAAGCCAGGAACAATCATATTTGAAATTACTGGATTAGACGAAGAACTGTCTAAAAAAGTATTAAAATCAGCATCACATAAATTGCCAGTTAAAACAAGAATTGTGTCTAAAATTTAA